A window of the Buchnera aphidicola (Aphis glycines) genome harbors these coding sequences:
- the sirB1 gene encoding invasion regulator SirB1 — translation MKYFSKNNLSKLSLFDSIISASHFIREDFPIDFVVLDMNNKIKEAKFYISSEIEPYKKLKKLLNLFYKKWNFGGASGIYKISDVLWIDNVLKTKHGTAVSLGVLLLHLAKELQLPLNPVAFPTQLILRADWSDKKKWFINPFDGEILDQHTLEVWLKGNISPTAELYENDLYQAESITIFRKMLNTLKSALMEEKNMELALNVSSVLLQIDPNDPYEIRDRGLIYANLDCNHVALKDLLYFVENCPEDPISEIIKVQIHAIEQKKMILH, via the coding sequence ATGAAATATTTTTCAAAAAATAATTTATCTAAGTTATCATTATTTGACTCGATTATATCTGCATCTCATTTTATTCGAGAAGATTTTCCCATAGATTTTGTAGTTTTAGATATGAATAATAAAATTAAGGAAGCAAAATTTTACATTTCATCCGAAATTGAGCCATATAAAAAATTAAAAAAATTATTAAATTTATTTTATAAAAAGTGGAATTTTGGTGGAGCAAGCGGTATTTATAAAATTTCAGATGTATTATGGATTGATAATGTATTAAAAACTAAACATGGTACTGCTGTTTCTTTAGGCGTTCTTTTATTGCATCTTGCAAAAGAATTGCAGTTGCCATTAAATCCGGTAGCATTTCCTACACAACTCATATTAAGAGCTGATTGGTCAGATAAAAAAAAGTGGTTCATTAATCCATTTGACGGGGAAATATTAGATCAGCATACACTAGAAGTATGGTTAAAAGGAAACATTAGTCCAACAGCCGAGTTATATGAAAATGATTTATATCAAGCTGAATCTATTACTATTTTTAGAAAAATGCTAAACACTTTAAAATCCGCTTTAATGGAGGAAAAAAATATGGAATTAGCATTAAATGTTAGTAGTGTTCTTTTACAAATAGATCCTAATGATCCATATGAAATTCGTGATAGAGGATTAATTTATGCTAATTTAGACTGTAATCACGTTGCTTTAAAAGATTTGCTTTATTTTGTTGAAAACTGCCCAGAAGACCCTATCAGTGAGATAATAAAAGTTCAAATACATGCAATTGAGCAAAAAAAAATGATATTACATTAA
- the nadE gene encoding ammonia-dependent NAD(+) synthetase: MKLQKKIIKLTHVKPNIIPKIEIENRIINLKKYLLQNIHLKTFIVAISGGQDSTLTGKLCQITIDQLRKETNNKMYQFIALRLPYGVQKDEEDCKKVINFINPDKTFTINIKKAVLSSELSLNRAGIKISDHVKGNEKARERMKVQYSVAAMEDGIVVGTGNAAETITGFFTKHGDHGVDINLISQLNKRQVQLLLKELNCPKSLYMKTPTADLEDNNPQKPDELSLGVKYSSIDAYLEGKKINILDQDIIEKLYSNTQHKRNIFNAG, encoded by the coding sequence ATGAAATTACAAAAAAAAATCATTAAACTAACACATGTTAAACCAAATATTATACCAAAAATAGAAATTGAAAATCGTATTATAAACTTAAAAAAATATTTACTTCAAAATATTCATTTAAAAACTTTCATTGTAGCTATCAGTGGAGGGCAAGATTCAACATTAACAGGTAAATTATGTCAAATCACTATAGATCAACTCCGTAAAGAAACAAACAATAAAATGTATCAATTTATTGCATTAAGATTACCATACGGTGTTCAAAAAGACGAAGAAGATTGTAAAAAAGTTATAAATTTTATTAATCCAGATAAAACTTTTACAATTAACATAAAAAAAGCTGTTTTAAGTAGCGAATTATCATTAAATAGAGCAGGCATAAAAATCTCAGACCATGTTAAAGGAAATGAAAAAGCGAGAGAAAGAATGAAAGTACAATATAGTGTCGCTGCAATGGAAGATGGAATAGTTGTAGGCACAGGAAATGCGGCAGAAACAATTACAGGTTTTTTTACCAAACATGGAGATCATGGAGTAGATATTAATCTTATATCTCAACTTAATAAACGGCAAGTCCAATTATTATTAAAAGAATTAAATTGTCCTAAATCTTTATATATGAAAACACCGACAGCAGATCTTGAAGATAACAATCCACAAAAACCAGACGAACTTTCTTTAGGTGTTAAATACAGTTCAATAGATGCCTATCTAGAAGGAAAAAAAATAAATATATTAGATCAGGATATAATTGAAAAACTTTATTCTAATACGCAGCATAAAAGAAATATATTTAATGCCGGATAA